In Mycobacteriales bacterium, the following proteins share a genomic window:
- a CDS encoding sialidase family protein, producing MAVRRARLLVSAAAVAAVAAAVAPAHSAPARNAATFGKPVALPEFDGGEPSLAIDPTGNGGVYVVAPQGLGGGKGIGFWASHDHGRTFPVRRLIGSSAGGGDSDVEVGNDHTVYVADLELAANAICRSSDGGATFVDATSGQPCDGLVTSQYGYVSDRQWLNHGPAGELYLTYHDVHVELPYTLRSDDQGRTFVPCGPTSFSATGTELANFTPGPTSGTQVPKPVIDREGRIYTAFATATAPAQGGFDHLYLTTTSACSPASVFTTYPIYAHEGADLAQPFDGLGRDGGGTLYVVAGGHLTGSDTTDNVWLFRSDDGGKTWAKPVRVNTPGLKANMLPTVAGGLRRGQVAIGWYGAAGPSRSSAGNAWRYYVATSFDGGRTFTQAPVTGVMHKGAQARALLDFTTILVEPRTGAVIATFAGDADGKRKAYVVRQTGGRYLR from the coding sequence GTGGCCGTCCGCCGTGCCCGCCTGCTCGTCTCCGCCGCCGCCGTCGCGGCCGTCGCCGCCGCCGTGGCGCCCGCGCACTCCGCGCCGGCCCGCAACGCCGCGACGTTCGGCAAGCCGGTCGCGCTGCCGGAGTTCGACGGTGGGGAGCCGTCGCTGGCGATCGACCCGACCGGCAACGGCGGCGTCTACGTCGTGGCGCCGCAGGGTCTCGGCGGCGGGAAGGGCATCGGCTTCTGGGCCAGCCACGACCACGGCAGGACGTTCCCGGTGCGGCGGCTGATCGGCTCGTCGGCGGGCGGCGGCGACTCCGACGTGGAGGTCGGCAACGACCACACGGTCTACGTGGCGGACCTGGAGCTGGCGGCGAACGCGATCTGCCGCTCGTCCGACGGCGGCGCGACGTTCGTCGACGCGACGTCGGGGCAGCCGTGCGACGGGCTGGTGACGAGCCAGTACGGCTACGTCAGCGACCGGCAGTGGCTCAACCACGGCCCGGCCGGCGAGCTGTACCTGACCTACCACGACGTCCACGTGGAGCTGCCGTACACGCTGCGCAGCGACGACCAGGGGCGGACGTTCGTGCCGTGCGGGCCGACGTCGTTCTCGGCGACGGGGACCGAGCTGGCGAACTTCACGCCCGGCCCGACGAGCGGCACCCAGGTGCCGAAGCCGGTGATCGACCGGGAGGGCCGGATCTACACGGCGTTCGCGACGGCGACCGCGCCGGCGCAGGGCGGCTTCGACCACCTGTACCTGACGACGACGTCGGCCTGCTCGCCGGCGTCGGTGTTCACGACGTACCCGATCTACGCGCACGAAGGCGCCGACCTGGCGCAGCCGTTCGACGGTCTCGGCCGCGACGGCGGCGGCACGCTCTACGTCGTCGCGGGCGGCCACCTCACCGGCAGCGACACGACCGACAACGTCTGGCTGTTCCGCTCCGACGACGGCGGGAAGACGTGGGCGAAGCCGGTGCGCGTCAACACGCCGGGCCTGAAGGCGAACATGCTGCCGACGGTCGCGGGCGGGCTGCGCAGGGGCCAGGTCGCGATCGGCTGGTACGGCGCGGCCGGGCCGTCGCGGAGCAGCGCCGGCAACGCGTGGCGCTACTACGTGGCGACGTCGTTCGACGGCGGCCGGACCTTCACGCAGGCGCCGGTGACCGGCGTGATGCACAAGGGTGCGCAGGCGCGGGCGCTGCTCGACTTCACGACGATCCTCGTCGAGCCGCGGACGGGCGCGGTGATCGCGACGTTCGCGGGCGACGCGGACGGCAAGCGCAAGGCGTACGTCGTGCGGCAGACCGGCGGCCGGTACCTGCGCTGA
- a CDS encoding GAF and ANTAR domain-containing protein yields MTEPSGELWAHHAELVGLLRAEETYQETLARVAQLACATIPGCDAGSVTLWREGHPYTVVSTDDLAQAIDEAQYETLEGPCLDASRYGEVYVIGDMTSEGRWPTFAGVAVARGARSSLSLPLTVRDQPIGALNLYSIEPQAFDGARDVGLLFAAQASVAIANARVYDASRALTTQLEEAMRSRAVIEQAKGIIMSEQRCGPDDAFELLRLASQRENVKLRDIATRIVELRSGGGGG; encoded by the coding sequence GTGACCGAGCCGTCCGGCGAGCTCTGGGCACACCACGCCGAGCTGGTCGGTCTCCTCCGCGCCGAGGAGACGTACCAGGAGACGCTCGCGCGCGTGGCGCAGCTCGCCTGCGCCACCATCCCGGGGTGCGACGCCGGGAGCGTGACGTTGTGGCGCGAGGGGCACCCGTACACCGTCGTCAGCACCGACGACCTCGCGCAGGCGATCGACGAGGCCCAGTACGAGACGCTCGAGGGGCCCTGCCTCGACGCCAGCCGGTACGGCGAGGTCTACGTCATCGGCGACATGACGAGCGAGGGCCGGTGGCCGACGTTCGCCGGCGTCGCGGTCGCGCGCGGCGCCAGGTCGTCGCTCTCGCTGCCGCTCACCGTGCGCGACCAGCCGATCGGCGCGCTGAACCTCTACTCGATCGAGCCGCAGGCGTTCGACGGCGCCCGCGATGTCGGCCTGCTGTTCGCCGCGCAGGCGAGCGTCGCGATCGCCAACGCGCGGGTCTACGACGCCAGCCGCGCGCTCACCACCCAGCTTGAGGAGGCGATGCGCTCCCGCGCCGTCATCGAGCAGGCGAAGGGCATCATCATGTCCGAGCAGCGGTGCGGCCCCGACGACGCGTTCGAGCTGCTGCGGCTGGCGTCGCAGCGCGAGAACGTCAAGCTCCGCGACATCGCCACCCGGATCGTCGAGCTCCGCTCCGGGGGCGGCGGCGGCTGA
- a CDS encoding GAF and ANTAR domain-containing protein, whose protein sequence is MDPTAAFPPDGHDDLERHRSLTEQVGLLPDREAFDGTVQRAVTLAREAVAGCDSASVTILTEDEAPGRTVAGTDDLALLLDEFQYRQDDGPCLDASARGLPVEVPAMRAEERWGQFPAEAVRHGVLASLSLPLRVRGTRLGALNLYSRDEDPFTPRGRETGIELATQAAVAIANAQVYDASRRLAEQLEEAMRSRATIEQAKGILMGERGCDADAAFEMLRAASQRQNVKLREVAQRLVDSKTRLPGQ, encoded by the coding sequence ATGGACCCGACCGCGGCATTCCCCCCCGACGGCCACGACGACCTGGAGCGGCACCGCTCCCTGACGGAGCAGGTCGGGCTGCTGCCCGACCGGGAGGCGTTCGACGGCACGGTCCAGCGAGCCGTCACCCTCGCCCGCGAGGCCGTCGCCGGCTGCGACTCGGCCAGCGTCACGATCCTGACCGAGGACGAGGCGCCGGGCCGCACGGTCGCGGGCACCGACGACCTGGCGCTGCTCCTCGACGAGTTCCAGTACCGGCAGGACGACGGGCCGTGCCTCGACGCGTCGGCCCGCGGCCTCCCCGTCGAGGTGCCCGCGATGCGCGCGGAGGAGCGGTGGGGGCAGTTCCCCGCCGAGGCCGTCCGCCACGGCGTCCTCGCGTCGCTGTCGCTCCCGTTGCGGGTCCGCGGCACGCGCCTCGGCGCGCTGAACCTCTACTCCCGCGATGAGGACCCGTTCACCCCGCGGGGGCGCGAGACCGGCATCGAGCTCGCCACGCAGGCGGCGGTCGCGATCGCCAACGCGCAGGTGTACGACGCCAGCCGCCGCCTCGCCGAGCAGCTCGAGGAGGCGATGCGCTCGCGCGCCACCATCGAGCAGGCGAAGGGCATCCTCATGGGCGAACGCGGCTGCGACGCCGACGCGGCGTTCGAGATGCTCCGCGCCGCGTCGCAGCGCCAGAACGTCAAGCTGCGCGAGGTCGCGCAGCGGCTCGTCGACAGCAAGACGCGCCTGCCCGGGCAGTAG
- a CDS encoding GAF and ANTAR domain-containing protein, producing MDDDAELSAGVRELLGLLVEHETVEQTLHRVAALACRAIDGCDAATVALARDTGPVLVAATEPALCGLEEAQYATGTGPGADTVAGGTAVAARSAGEAARWPEFAAGLRSLGYAAFLALPLRTAGGTLGTLALYRRRRGGFGDGEPAAAELASLAAVAIANARVYAASRDLANRLRAAHPDDAVDQATGIVLAEHATTPAEALEWLRQRSRERDQPLAEVAAAVVEARTSRTT from the coding sequence ATGGACGACGACGCGGAGCTCTCCGCCGGTGTCCGGGAGCTGCTCGGCCTGCTCGTGGAGCACGAGACCGTCGAGCAGACGCTGCACCGCGTCGCCGCCCTCGCGTGCCGCGCGATCGACGGCTGCGACGCCGCGACCGTCGCCCTCGCGCGCGACACCGGTCCGGTGCTCGTCGCCGCGACGGAGCCCGCGCTGTGCGGGCTCGAGGAGGCGCAGTACGCCACCGGCACCGGGCCCGGCGCCGACACCGTCGCCGGCGGGACGGCCGTTGCGGCGCGCTCCGCAGGGGAGGCGGCGCGGTGGCCGGAGTTCGCCGCCGGGCTGCGGTCGCTCGGCTACGCGGCGTTCCTGGCGCTGCCGCTGCGCACCGCCGGCGGGACGCTGGGCACCCTCGCGCTGTACCGGCGCCGGCGCGGCGGGTTCGGCGACGGTGAGCCCGCCGCCGCGGAGCTGGCGTCGCTGGCCGCCGTGGCGATCGCCAACGCCCGCGTCTACGCCGCCAGCCGCGACCTCGCCAACCGGCTCCGGGCGGCGCACCCGGACGACGCGGTCGACCAGGCGACGGGCATCGTGCTCGCCGAGCACGCCACGACGCCGGCCGAGGCCCTGGAGTGGCTGCGGCAGCGCTCGCGGGAGCGGGACCAGCCGCTCGCCGAGGTCGCCGCGGCCGTGGTCGAGGCGCGGACCTCCCGGACCACCTGA
- a CDS encoding Glu/Leu/Phe/Val dehydrogenase: MGSGQTAWESAQIQLANAVRELGLDEGLHELLATPRRALTVSVPLRYDDGHVEVLTGYRVQHNLARGPAKGGVRYHPATDLDEVKALAMWMTWKCALIGIPYGGAKGGVGVDPKLLSRNELERVTRRYASEIIPIIGPERDIPAPDMGTDEQTMAWMMDTYSVQTGYSVPGVVTGKPVAIGGSEGRGGATSRGVMYSTFSALREAGVDYRGATVAVQGFGKVGGLAAQFLHDAGCSVVAVSDVKGGIYNPRGLNPVALLRHLRAGADTVVGYPGTDTITNDELLELDVDVLVPAAMEGVITEENADRIRARFVIEGANGPTTPAADDILEKRGVVVVPDVLANSGGVAVSYFEWVQDLQAYFWTEDEVNDRLKALMDRAYTDVSGLAAERNVSLRTAAQMIGVGRVAEAHRTRGLYP, encoded by the coding sequence GTGGGTAGCGGCCAGACCGCCTGGGAGTCCGCGCAGATCCAGCTCGCCAACGCCGTCCGGGAGCTCGGCCTCGACGAGGGGCTGCACGAGCTGCTCGCGACGCCGCGCCGGGCGCTCACCGTCTCGGTGCCGTTGCGCTACGACGACGGCCACGTGGAGGTGCTGACCGGCTACCGCGTCCAGCACAACCTCGCGCGCGGCCCGGCCAAGGGCGGCGTCCGCTACCACCCGGCGACCGACCTGGACGAGGTCAAGGCGCTGGCGATGTGGATGACGTGGAAGTGCGCGCTCATCGGCATCCCGTACGGCGGCGCGAAGGGCGGCGTCGGCGTCGACCCGAAGCTGCTGTCCCGCAACGAGCTGGAGCGCGTCACCCGCCGCTACGCCTCCGAGATCATCCCGATCATCGGCCCGGAGCGGGACATCCCGGCGCCGGACATGGGCACCGACGAGCAGACGATGGCCTGGATGATGGACACGTACTCGGTGCAGACCGGGTACTCCGTCCCCGGCGTCGTCACCGGCAAGCCGGTCGCGATCGGCGGCTCCGAGGGCCGCGGCGGCGCGACCAGCCGCGGCGTCATGTACTCGACGTTCTCGGCGCTGCGCGAGGCGGGCGTCGACTACCGCGGCGCGACGGTCGCGGTGCAGGGCTTCGGCAAGGTCGGCGGCCTGGCCGCGCAGTTCCTGCACGACGCGGGCTGCTCGGTCGTCGCCGTCAGCGACGTCAAGGGCGGCATCTACAACCCGCGCGGCCTCAACCCGGTCGCCCTGCTGCGCCACCTGCGCGCCGGCGCCGACACCGTCGTCGGCTACCCCGGCACCGACACCATCACCAACGACGAGCTGCTCGAGCTGGACGTCGACGTGCTGGTGCCCGCCGCGATGGAGGGCGTCATCACCGAGGAGAACGCCGACCGCATCCGTGCGCGGTTCGTCATCGAGGGCGCCAACGGCCCGACGACCCCGGCGGCCGACGACATCCTGGAGAAGCGCGGCGTCGTCGTCGTGCCCGACGTCCTCGCCAACTCCGGCGGCGTCGCCGTGTCGTACTTCGAGTGGGTGCAGGACCTCCAGGCGTACTTCTGGACCGAGGACGAGGTCAACGACCGGCTGAAGGCGCTGATGGACCGCGCGTACACCGACGTCTCGGGGCTCGCCGCCGAGCGCAACGTGTCGTTGCGGACGGCGGCGCAGATGATCGGCGTCGGCCGGGTGGCCGAGGCGCACCGCACCCGGGGCCTCTACCCGTAG
- a CDS encoding DUF3263 domain-containing protein, which yields MDPLETPWQNDSVVVPSDRSVRVDAVPALPSYDVGELTERDRRILAFERQWWKYAGAKEQAIRELFEMSATRYYQVLNALIDRPEALVHDPMLVKRLRRLRATRQRTRHARRLGLDG from the coding sequence ATGGACCCGCTGGAGACGCCGTGGCAGAATGACAGCGTTGTAGTTCCGTCCGACAGGAGCGTGCGCGTGGACGCCGTACCCGCCCTTCCGAGCTACGACGTCGGCGAGCTCACCGAGCGCGACCGCCGGATCCTCGCGTTCGAGCGCCAGTGGTGGAAGTACGCGGGCGCCAAGGAGCAGGCGATCCGCGAGCTGTTCGAGATGTCCGCCACGCGCTACTACCAGGTGCTCAACGCGCTGATCGACCGGCCTGAGGCCCTCGTGCACGACCCGATGCTCGTCAAGCGGCTGCGCCGGCTGCGCGCCACCCGCCAGCGCACCCGGCACGCGCGCCGCCTCGGCCTGGACGGCTGA
- a CDS encoding LytR C-terminal domain-containing protein: MRPVDLTPALRNALGGTLAVLLVALGIVALQLLVPGGGDSPDVVGGPGPAVVAEPPVTTAPPARGTTPPPATAAATSAPATTAPATPTTSPTAAARLALTVLNNSRINGLAKKAAADFAAAGWTVASTGNLSGRLALTTVYYPAGQRAAAEELRARFPAIRDMAPRYAGLPGEGTLTVVVTRDYPH; this comes from the coding sequence GTGCGCCCGGTCGACCTGACACCCGCGCTGCGCAACGCCCTCGGCGGCACCCTCGCGGTGCTGCTCGTGGCGCTCGGGATCGTGGCGTTGCAGCTCCTCGTCCCCGGCGGCGGCGACTCGCCGGACGTCGTCGGCGGGCCCGGCCCGGCGGTCGTGGCGGAGCCGCCCGTGACCACCGCGCCGCCCGCGCGGGGGACGACCCCGCCGCCGGCCACGGCGGCCGCGACCAGCGCGCCCGCGACGACCGCGCCCGCCACGCCCACCACGTCGCCCACGGCCGCCGCGCGCCTCGCGCTGACCGTCCTCAACAACTCCCGCATCAACGGCCTGGCCAAGAAGGCGGCGGCCGACTTCGCGGCGGCGGGCTGGACGGTCGCGTCCACCGGCAACCTCTCCGGCCGCCTCGCGCTGACCACCGTCTACTACCCGGCCGGGCAGCGGGCGGCGGCCGAGGAGCTGCGCGCGCGGTTCCCGGCGATCCGCGACATGGCGCCGCGCTACGCCGGCCTGCCCGGCGAGGGCACGCTGACCGTCGTCGTGACCCGCGACTACCCTCACTGA